The Misgurnus anguillicaudatus chromosome 15, ASM2758022v2, whole genome shotgun sequence genome has a window encoding:
- the vmn2r1 gene encoding vomeronasal type-2 receptor 1, with protein sequence MHIKAVSSASSYTKMDLAGLNLKERLILVICVISCLCVSTDAEASCKLKAKFNLSGYKDVDKKTVVVGGMFPVHQRLASTDSNTTNAPDSSGCEGFNFRTFRWAQTMLFAIKEINAREDLLPKTDLGYVIYDSCFTISKAVEGTLTFLTGQDEAVPNYRCGNGPPLSALVGAGGSDLSIATARILGLYYFPQMSYASSCSVLESRFQYPTFLRTIPSDEHQSVAMARLVLHFGWTWVGTIAADDDYGKYGIKRFKEVVEEAGVCISFSETLPKISNPEAIQRIVQTVLVSTAKIIVVFSSDVDLSPLVNELLLNNVTNRTWIASEAWVTSAAISRHPNILPLLGGTIGFAVRRATEIPGLEEHLLEIDPYQDPLTEEFWEKAFNCTLSYQRASQGVGSLAPTSLCNGKEMLGKLNNTFTDVSQLRLTYNVYKAVYAVAHALHNLEHCKPGKGPFDGGTCADINSFEPWQLMYYLKNLRFNVPHTGEEIYFNNGEVNGFYEILNWQSDSEGEVLYYPIGYYNSTLALDERLKIDNTSIIWNNEILEPPRSVCSERCQPGTRMGIRQGEPICCFDCIPCADGEISNTTDARGCIQCDGDYWSNANHDECVPKTIEFLDFSEALGITLIAISAFGALATITVAIIFLMHLNTPLVQVNDPLLSFSLLFGLVITFLCSIVFLGRPQMWSCMTSQVALAVGFALVLSSLMGKSALLMLRARAVKAVKAAAKAAKAAAAASEQSPDTAVIAPAVPQKNDVDPIHPRHQRAIMLVCTLIQAVACTVWLILIPPHPVKNTAAQNIKIILECDPGNIIFICSIFAYDILLAVITFAFAFVSRKLEDHFSEGKCVTFGMMVFFIVWISFVPAYLSTRGKFMVAVQIFAILASSFGLLACIFIPKVYVLLIKPERNTEEMMIPRPISRNKAANGSAASIASISNGNGTTVSTVSLDD encoded by the exons ATGCACATCAAAGCAGTGTCTTCAGCATCTTCCTACACTAAAATGGATTTAGCTGGACTGAATTTAAAAGAACGCTTGATTTTAGTTATATGTGTTATTTCTTGCCTATGCGTGTCAACGGATGCCGAGGCAAGCTGCAAACTCAAGGCCAAATTTAATCTGAGTGGATATAAGGATGTGGATAAGAAGACAGTGGTTGTTGGCGGTATGTTTCCCGTTCACCAACGCCTGGCTTCAACTGACAGCAACACTACAAACGCTCCAGATTCCTCTGGATGTGAGGG CTTTAATTTCCGTACTTTCCGCTGGGCTCAGACCATGCTGTTTGCCATTAAAGAGATCAACGCCAGGGAAGACCTGTTACCCAAAACTGATCTGGGATATGTCATCTATGATTCCTGTTTTACCATTTCCAAAGCTGTAGAAGGAACCCTCACCTTCTTGACGGGACAAGATGAGGCTGTACCCAATTACCGCTGTGGGAATGGGCCGCCCCTCTCTGCTTTGGTCGGTGCAGGAGGATCTGATCTGTCCATTGCCACAGCCAGGATCCTGGGACTCTACTATTTCCCACAA ATGAGTTACGCATCTTCATGCTCAGTTTTAGAAAGCAGATTTCAATACCCCACCTTCCTCCGCACCATCCCCAGCGACGAGCATCAGTCTGTGGCCATGGCGCGACTGGTGCTTCATTTTGGCTGGACCTGGGTGGGTACCATCGCCGCCGATGACGATTACGGCAAATATGGCATCAAGAGGTTCAAGGAGGTCGTAGAGGAAGCAGGGGTCTGCATATCCTTCTCTGAAACCCTCCCCAAAATCAGCAACCCAGAGGCCATCCAGCGCATTGTGCAGACGGTGCTGGTCTCCACGGCTAAGATCATTGTGGTGTTTTCGTCTGATGTGGATCTGAGCCCCCTCGTGAATGAACTGCTTTTGAACAATGTCACCAATCGCACCTGGATTGCGAGCGAGGCCTGGGTGACGTCTGCTGCCATCTCACGTCATCCAAATATTCTGCCTCTTCTTGGAGGTACAATAGGGTTTGCAGTCAGGAGGGCAACAGAAATACCCGGTCTGGAAGAGCACTTGCTGGAAATCGATCCCTATCAGGACCCTTTGACTGAAGAGTTTTGGGAGAAAGCATTTAACTGTACTCTAAGTTATCAAAGGGCAAGTCAGGGTGTTGGTAGTTTGGCGCCAACAAGCCTCTGTAATGGAAAAGAGATGTTAGGCaagttaaataatacatttacagaTGTGTCACAGTTGAGGCTTACGTACAACGTGTATAAGGCTGTATATGCTGTGGCACATGCCCTGCATAACCTAGAGCACTGTAAACCAGGGAAAGGTCCTTTCGATGGCGGCACCTGTGCTGACATTAACAGTTTTGAACCTTGGCAA CTGATGTACTACCTGAAAAATCTCAGATTCAATGTTCCTCACACCGGAGAGGAGATATACTTCAATAATGGCGAAGTGAATGGCTTTTATGAAATCTTGAATTGGCAGAGTGATTCGGAGGGTGAAGTTTTGTATTACCCCATTGGTTACTATAACAGCACACTGGCCCTCGATGAAAGGCTCAAGATTGACAACACATCTATCATATGGAACAATGAGATTCTGGAG CCACCACGGTCCGTGTGTAGTGAGAGGTGCCAGCCGGGAACCAGGATGGGTATTCGTCAGGGAGAACCTATTTGCTGCTTTGACTGCATTCCCTGTGCAGATGGCGAGATCTCTAACACAACAG ATGCAAGGGGTTGTATCCAATGCGATGGAGACTACTGGTCCAATGCTAATCATGATGAGTGCGTGCCAAAGACCATTGAATTCTTAGACTTTTCCGAAGCTCTTGGGATCACACTGATCGCCATCTCTGCTTTCGGTGCTCTTGCGACTATCACTGTCGCGATCATCTTCTTGATGCACCTTAACACTCCTCTGGTGCAGGTGAATGACCCTCTGCTTAGCTTCAGCCTGCTGTTCGGTTTGGTGATCACCTTCCTCTGCTCCATTGTGTTTCTGGGAAGGCCTCAGATGTGGTCTTGCATGACCAGCCAGGTAGCACTTGCTGTCGGCTTTGCTTTGGTCCTGTCTTCACTCATGGGCAAATCTGCTCTACTCATGCTGAGAGCCAGAGCAGTTAAAGCCGTCAAAGCTGCCGCCAAAGCTGCCAAGGCAGCAGCTGCAGCTTCCGAGCAGAGTCCCGACACTGCCGTCATTGCCCCGGCTGTGCCGCAGAAGAATGACGTTGACCCCATACATCCCAGGCACCAGAGGGCGATAATGTTGGTGTGCACCCTGATCCAAGCGGTGGCATGCACTGTGTGGCTGATCTTGATTCCACCCCACCCGGTGAAGAACACGGCCGCCCAGAACATCAAGATCATCCTGGAGTGTGACCCTGGAAACATCATCTTCATCTGCTCCATCTTCGCATATGACATTCTCTTGGCCGTGATCACTTTTGCCTTTGCTTTCGTGTCACGAAAGTTGGAAGACCACTTCAGCGAGGGCAAGTGTGTCACTTTTGGCATGATGGTCTTTTTTATCGTTTGGATCTCATTTGTGCCAGCCTACCTGAGTACAAGGGGGAAGTTCATGGTGGCCGTGCAAATCTTTGCCATTTTGGCATCCAGCTTCGGCCTGCTGGCTTGTATTTTTATCCCGAAGGTCTATGTGTTACTTATCAAGCCTGAGAGAAACACAGAGGAGATGATGATTCCCAGACCAATATCTCGCAATAAAGCTGCCAATGGAAGTGCTGCATCGATCGCCAGCATTTCTAATGGCAATGGAACCACAGTGTCTACTGTGTCTCTAGATGACTGA